The DNA sequence CTTGCTAGGACTTAGGAACGTCTTGTATATTTGTTTAAACTTTTCTCTTTAATACAACAATACACAAACCTTTTGTGTATTTGAAAAAATCGTTAATCTTAGACTTTTGGATTTATAAAAAGATAGTGTCAACGTGTGTAtatgtaaataaaaatttacTGTGAAATTATATTTCATAATTACTTAGACTATATTTACATTAATTATAAATACTATCACtacttatatatatagatataattATAACTTTAGCTATTTGTCCGTTGATAGATTTTTGATACTAAATTGGTCAAATTTCTATGTTTAATTGTGTTTTAGGATCTGTGCTGCAACTGTCGTTTTAACGGATTTGTAACTAGTGGCTCACAGATTTGATCCTATAAAATTTATAGACACACATTACcgaattaggccttgttcagttcgcaaaattttagtatttggggtactataacacttttgtttttatttaacaaatattatttaattatgaactaactagacttaaaagatccgtcttacaaattacaggtaaactatgtaattagttgttGTTTTCgtctaatactctatgcatgtgcagtaagattcgatgtgacagagaatctaatTTTTTTGGAGAACTTAAGgcctaaggccttatttagttgcgaaaactttttggattccactattgtagcactttcgtttgtatttggcaaatattgttcaattatgtacaaactaggctcaaaagatttgtctcgtaatttacagataaactgtataattaattattttttaatctatatttagtgctccatacatatgccgtaagattcatggaattttgaaaaaaatttgaattttgatgGGAACTACGTTTACTtctacccaaaaacccaaaaattttcaaaatttcccgtcacatcgaacctttagacatatgtatagagtattaaatatagacgaaaataaagactaattacacattttggtcgaaattgacgaaacgaatcttttgagcatacttagtctatggttagacaataattatcacaaagaaacgaaattgctacagtgtcatGAATTTTTTTaatgaactaaacacggccttgtttagttcctaaaaaaatttgcaaaaattttcagattctccgtcacatcgaatctttagacgcatgcatggagtgttaaatatagatgaaaataaaaactaattgcacagtttggtcgaaattgacgagacgaatcttttaagactagttagtccatgattggataattttttgtcaaatacaaacgaaagtgctacggtgtcgattttgcaaaaaaattttgaaactaaaccagCCTTAGTTAACTTTGCGACTTCTTCTCACACAATTATTTTTTAGACTGACGAGGGAGTATATAAATACACATTGGCCTCCGTACAGGCTTCTCTCCCGTCAGCGCTGAAAACCCCCCATTCCCTCCGCTCTCGCCGTCTCGGCGAGCTCGCTCCTCGTCTCCCGGTCCAGGAGGAGGTGGGTGTGAGGGATGGAGAGGCTGGAGAGCTACCTGAAGGAGCACTTCGAAGTGCCGGCGAAGAACCCCTCCGAAGAGGCGCAGCGGCGATGGCGCTCCGCCGTGGGCCTCGTCAagaaccgccgccgccgcttccgcATGGTGCCCGACCTCGACCGCCGCAGCCAGGACGAGGCCCAGCGACAATCCGTCCAGGTACTCTCCTACTACCCTCCCCTCCCCACAGCAGCCACTAGTCAACCAGCCTTCATCACTCTGCTCCGCtctgctctggctctgcttGCTAGCTTCCCCTTCCGTCGCCATGACCGTGCTCTGTCCCATCTCGCACCTCTGAATCTCTGATCCCTCACCCGGCACCGGCACGTGACGCTTTCTCCATATgcagtatttttttcttcttctactGCTAGAGCAACCAACTTGTAGTTTTTTTACCACCTTTTCCGAGTCAATCTGACCACCTAACCCATTCTGTAATCTGTATGCGTATGCCTAACCGCATCTGATTCATCTCAATCTCTCGTGCTAAAAAAAAACAAGTGCACTATTACGGCATGTAGACTGTAGAGTTAAGCAGTAAAGTCGAATGATTGATTACCAAGCTGGTCTCTGTCATGCCATCGGAATTCGTGAGACGAGAGGAAATTGATAACTCCTCTCATTGAAATGTCTGCGCGGGAATGAATATTCGTACGTAGTATTCATCTAGCTGATCTACATGCAAGTTGCCAGCCAAGGAAAAGTATAAAAGCCACAGCTTTTATGCTGCTGTTTCATTTCACGGTCCATTAGTCCAATTATCTGCCCAAGACCGAGTATGACGGCGACCCTccatggaggaagcttccaggaAGCATCCTCTTTTCAACGGCAGGGGGCGTCAAAGCAGGGCAAGTGAACAGGCATCATCTTGGGGCCCAAATGCAGCCGGATTGGTCCCGTCGTTGGGGCCCTCTCCATCACTCATAGCCTTGTGCTCTTGTCTTTGTGAATATCTATAACAGATGTCATAGTTTGATGACTTATCCAGAGGTGCATAGTTTGACCTTTCCTGTTTGTCTGACTCGGAGAATCCAACGTTTTGTCTTATTTAATCAGTGGACTAGGATTGTTCTATGTGCTCTAGTTTTAGCGCATCCCCAGTGGGTGCACGTCCATTTCCATCAagggggaaaagggaatgctatACACTGTTACTAATAAACTACTAAGCATCTCATATTCATGCAGTACCTTGTAGTATTGTATCTCATATTACAAGTAAGGAAAGAAATAATATGTTATATCCATGTAGTTACAGCTTTTCATTCTTTGTTTTCGCAGGAAAAAATTCGGCTTGCCCTGGTTGTGCAGAAGGCTGCCATCACCTTCATTGATGGTATTACATAACTGCTTGTCTTACAGGTTATTTTGCTGCTTTACTAACTCCCATCTAACTTGTCAACCATCTGGCGGTGTTTAAGGTGCCAAGCATAAAGAATATCGGATAACAGAGGATATCATAAAAGCTGGATTTTCCATTAATCCAGACGAACTGGCATCGATCACAAGCAAACATGACGTGAAAGCTTTGAAGATGCACGGTGGGGCAGACGGTATATCCAAAAAAATCCGATCGTCATTCGACCATGGCATATCTGCTAATGACCTAGACACAAGGCAAAACATCTACGGCGTCAATCGCTATGCGGAGAAGCCTTCAAGAAGTTTCTGGATGTTTGTCTGGGATGCGTTGCAGGACATGACTCTTATCATTCTTATGGTTTGTGCTTTGGTATCTGCTGTTGTCGGTCTGGCGTCTGAAGGTTGGCCCAAGGGTATGTATGATGGTTTGGGAATAATACTCAGCATTTTGCTGGTTGTGATGGTTACTGCTATCAGTGACTACAGGCAGTCGCTTCAGTTCAAGGAGCTAGATAATGAGAAGAAGAAGATATTTATCCATGTGACCAGAGATGGCTCTCGGCAGAAGATCTCTATATATGACTTGGCAGTTGGTGATATCGTGCATCTATCAATTGGAGACCAAGTACCTGCCGATGGACTGTACATTCATGGATACTCCCTTTTGATTGATGAGTCCAGCTTGTCAGGTGAGAGCGATCCAGTTTATATTTCTCAAGATAAGCCGTTCATCTTGGCAGGAACTAAGGTTCAGGATGGATCAGCTAAGATGATGGTAACCGCTGTTGGTATGCGCACGGAATGGGGAAGGTTGATGAGCACATTGAGTGAAGGAGGAGAGGACGAGACGCCACTGCAGGTTAAGCTAAACGGAGTTGCAACCATCATTGGCAAGATTGGCCTGATGTTTGCCACATTAACATTTGTGGTCCTGATGGTTAGATTCCTTATTGAAAAAGGTTTAACAGTTGGTTTGTCCAAATGGTATTCTACCGATGCACTGACTATAGTAAACTACTTTGCAACGGCAGTCACTATTATTGTCGTTGCTGTTCCTGAAGGGCTGCCTCTAGCTGTTACTTTGAGTCTTGCATTTGCAATGAAACAGCTAATGAATGATAAAGCACTTGTAAGGCATCTTTCAGCATGCGAAACAATGGGATCTGCTGGTACCATCTGCACAGATAAAACGGGTACTCTGACTACAAACCATATGGTGGTTGAGAAGATATGGATATCTGAGGTCTCAAAGTCGGTTACCAGTAACAATAGTTTGGAAGATCTGACCTCTGCCATTTCTCCAGCTACATTGAGCCTACTTTTGCAGGGCATTTTTGAGAACACCAGTGCAGAGTTAGTCACTGAGAAGGATGGTAAGCAAACTGTTTTAGGAACTCCAACAGAAAGGGCAATATTTGAATTTGGCTTGAAATTGGAAGGTCTTGATGCTGAGGATAGGACCTGTACCAAGGTTAAGGTTGAGCCTTTCAATTCGGTtaagaagaagatggcagtgttGGTCTCATTACAGAATGGCATGTACCGTTGGTTCACCAAGGGTGCATCAGAGATTATTGTGCAGATGTGTGACATGATGATAGATGGCGATGGAAACAGTGTTCCCTTATCAGAAGCTCAGAGAAAGAACATCTTGGATACAATCAACTCCTTTGCTTCGGATGCTTTAAGGACACTGTGCTTGGCGTATAAGGAAGTGGATGATTTCGAAGATGATGCAGATAGCCCAACAAGTGGTTTTACTCTAGTATCCATTTTTGGCATCAAGGATCCTTTGCGCCCAGGAGTCAAGGATGCTGTGAAGGCCTGTATGTCTGCTGGCATCATTGTGAGAATGGTGACTGGTGATAATATCAATACAGCTAAAGCTATAGCCAAAGAGTGTGGAATACTAACTGATGGTGACGTAGCAATAGAAGGACCAGAATTCCGCAGCAAGAGCCCAGAAGAGATGAGGGACATAATACCTAAGATTCGGGTTCATTTCACTTCCCTCAACCTACAATTACTCTAATATCCATTAAGATTTCATTTTTCTCAATTCTAATTGTCTTTCAACATTGGCAGGTCATGGCTCGTTCTTTACCATTGGACAAGCATACCCTTGTGACAAACTTGCGAGGTATGTTTCGTGAGGTGGTTGCTGTGACAGGTGACGGCACAAATGATGCTCCAGCATTACATGAAGCAGATATTGGCC is a window from the Sorghum bicolor cultivar BTx623 chromosome 5, Sorghum_bicolor_NCBIv3, whole genome shotgun sequence genome containing:
- the LOC8085626 gene encoding probable calcium-transporting ATPase 9, plasma membrane-type; the encoded protein is MERLESYLKEHFEVPAKNPSEEAQRRWRSAVGLVKNRRRRFRMVPDLDRRSQDEAQRQSVQEKIRLALVVQKAAITFIDGAKHKEYRITEDIIKAGFSINPDELASITSKHDVKALKMHGGADGISKKIRSSFDHGISANDLDTRQNIYGVNRYAEKPSRSFWMFVWDALQDMTLIILMVCALVSAVVGLASEGWPKGMYDGLGIILSILLVVMVTAISDYRQSLQFKELDNEKKKIFIHVTRDGSRQKISIYDLAVGDIVHLSIGDQVPADGLYIHGYSLLIDESSLSGESDPVYISQDKPFILAGTKVQDGSAKMMVTAVGMRTEWGRLMSTLSEGGEDETPLQVKLNGVATIIGKIGLMFATLTFVVLMVRFLIEKGLTVGLSKWYSTDALTIVNYFATAVTIIVVAVPEGLPLAVTLSLAFAMKQLMNDKALVRHLSACETMGSAGTICTDKTGTLTTNHMVVEKIWISEVSKSVTSNNSLEDLTSAISPATLSLLLQGIFENTSAELVTEKDGKQTVLGTPTERAIFEFGLKLEGLDAEDRTCTKVKVEPFNSVKKKMAVLVSLQNGMYRWFTKGASEIIVQMCDMMIDGDGNSVPLSEAQRKNILDTINSFASDALRTLCLAYKEVDDFEDDADSPTSGFTLVSIFGIKDPLRPGVKDAVKACMSAGIIVRMVTGDNINTAKAIAKECGILTDGDVAIEGPEFRSKSPEEMRDIIPKIRVMARSLPLDKHTLVTNLRGMFREVVAVTGDGTNDAPALHEADIGLAMGIAGTEVAKESADVIVLDDNFTTIINVARWGRAVYINIQKFVQFQLTVNIVALVINFVSACITGSAPLTAVQLLWVNMIMDTLGALALATEPPNDDMMKRPPVGRGESFITKVMWRNIIGQSLYQLVVLGVLMFAGEQFLSIKGADSKSVINTLIFNSFVFCQVFNEINSREMEKINVFRGMVTNWIFIAIIAVTVVFQVVIIEFLGTFASTVPLNWQHWLLSIGLGSVSLIIGAILKCIPVTKSNEVPASPNGYAPLPSGPDDI